A stretch of DNA from Alteromonas gilva:
TAAAGCCATACCACGGGCGCAAGCTGGTCGGCTTTCCGCTGGGACCAACCGGGTTGAGTTGCAGTTCGCCGGGTTAGGCTTCGTTATGCCCCAGCGAATACAGTATCGCACCCAATTGATGGGGTTTGATAATGAATGGATTGAGCGCGGGACGAATAATACCGCTGAATATACTAGCCTGCCACCCGGCGATTACCGTTTTCTGGTCACCGCCGCCTATCCTCAGGGAAGCTGGAATGAGCAGTATGCCAGCTACAGTTTCAGCGTTGCGCCACACTTTTGGCAGCGTCCGATATTCTGGTTGGCAATGCTACTTACCAGCGCTGCTCTCGTCTTTGTGGTCCATCGCTGGCGGTTGCGAAGTCTTAAACGCAGCGCTGAGCTGCTGTCGGCGCAGGTCGCTGCTAAAACTCTCGAATTAAAACAACAGGCAGATCATCTGCGGGCTGTTGATCGGGAGCGTTCGGCATTGTTGGCAGAGATCAAGCGGCAAGCACATGAGTTTGAACAACAGGCCAGGCTTGATAGCCTTACCGGGCTTGCTAACCGGCGAGCTTTTGACGAAGCACTTGAGCGGGAATGTGCACTCGCGCGTCGCAATCAATTGCCATTGTGTCTGGCCTTACTGGATATTGACCACTTCAAACAGGTTAACGATTTTTATACCCACGCTGTCGGCGATGAAATACTTAAACTTGTGGCGCACGAAATCGATCGACATTGCCGACAGGCAGATACTTTGGCGCGCTGGGGCGGTGAAGAGTTTGCACTGTTGCTGCCTGATAGCGGCATACCTGACGTTAAAGACATTAGTGAGCGGATCCGCGCCGCGGTGGCCGGTATAGACTGCTCGGCGCTCGGCCCAAACTTACAGGTAACTATCAGTATTGGTGCTGCTCAGTACATTGGCGGTGAGCCGCTTGAGCGACTGCTGTCGCGTACGGACGCCTTGCTCTACAAGGCCAAACAAAATGGCCGTAACCGCATCGAAGTCGCGCAATAGTCGCGGCGCTCAGGCGGTTACTTATTCAATTGACCAACCTTAACATTCCTCCTGGGCACTCAGGTTTGAACCTCTTCTAACGACCGTAAGCTCAACAATGCTAGTAAGCGATTGCTATCTGAGTTGGGCTGTTGCGACCTTAACCGTGAGATTGACAATGAATCTGAAAGGTATTAATAAAAATACCTAACCGTCGCACTACATCACCTTAACCAACTGATGTTCTTTGCTAAGTTACACTGATTTGATTAGTGTGATATGCATACTTTGCCGTTGTCCAACAAGTTAAGAATTATCACATGCGTTCACCGGGATTTACGTTAGTAGAGCTGATGATTGTTGTCGCTATTATAGGCATTCTTATGGCGCTGGCGGTACCAGTCTATCAGTCACATATTGCCAAAAGTAAGCGAGTGAGTGTTCAGGCTGAGTTAATGCAACATGCACAGGTGCTGGAACGGGTCTACTCGCGCCAGGGAAGCTATCCAACAACTTATACAACAAGTGGGGTGGATGGCTATACGATCAGTTATCAGCCAGGTCCCGCTAATTCGCCTGCTCCGTCAGGCTATACAATTACCGCAACCGCTGTGAGCGGCTCTACACAAAGCAATGACAGGCAGGACGGTACGCTGTGCACGCCGCTCTCTCTCAACAGCACCGGGCTGCGTACTCCTGCAGTTTGCTGGGGGAGTTAACCTGCTAATGAAAAACGCTGCTCGCAATGGTTTTACCCTTTTGGAACTGATGACGGTAGTTGCCATCATTGCCCTGTTGGCGACGCTGGTTGTCCCGTCCTTTGCCGCGATGCTTAACAAAGAACGCCTGGTGAGTATGACCAACAATCTCGCTGCAACATATCAGGCGGCCCGCTCAGAGGCGATTAAACGCAATACAGACGTGAGTATGCAACTGGTTAATAGACGCTGGCAGGCGCAGGACGCCGACACTGCGGAGGTATTTGTATACTCCGGCAATTTTGACGGTGGCGTGTCGGTCAGTCAGGTGCCTGAGTTGAATATTGCCGCAACGGGCAGCGTATCCGTTGTGCCGCCCGCTACGATGCCGGTGCAAATTACGCTGGCTAATCTGCATAACGAAGGTTGCTCCGTGCTAACAATTTTGCCGAGCGGCCAGATGACGACCAACGTGGGCAGTTGCCCTTAGCCTGGAAACGGAAGCCAATGAAAGCTAAACAGCAAGGTTTAACCCTGATAGAAGCATTGATCACCATGCTGGTTGCCAGTGTGGGCTTATTGTCGTTGGCAGCAGCACAATTAAAATCCCTGCAATACGCGCACAATAGCTTTAATTACACCATAGCGCTGGTTGAAGGGAACAATGCAGTTGAGACGATTTGGCCAGACATCAACAATTTCTTTGATGGCAGCAAACCTTTTAACAGTGCCTATACAGACAGCTTATCAACCTACCCGAGCCACCAACTACAACTCAATACGGGGACACCGGGAACGCTGTGTACAAATTTTCCGGTCACGGTTTCCTGGGCAGACGAACGGCTGCAGGACGGTAATGTCAATGCCGCGGTCATCGAAGCCAGCTTCCCTAATTTAACCGGAGTGCCCTCATGCTAAACGTCACAGCGACCCGCAGTGCCCGTACGGCAGGC
This window harbors:
- a CDS encoding type IV pilin protein; its protein translation is MRSPGFTLVELMIVVAIIGILMALAVPVYQSHIAKSKRVSVQAELMQHAQVLERVYSRQGSYPTTYTTSGVDGYTISYQPGPANSPAPSGYTITATAVSGSTQSNDRQDGTLCTPLSLNSTGLRTPAVCWGS
- a CDS encoding GspH/FimT family pseudopilin, translated to MKNAARNGFTLLELMTVVAIIALLATLVVPSFAAMLNKERLVSMTNNLAATYQAARSEAIKRNTDVSMQLVNRRWQAQDADTAEVFVYSGNFDGGVSVSQVPELNIAATGSVSVVPPATMPVQITLANLHNEGCSVLTILPSGQMTTNVGSCP
- a CDS encoding type IV pilus modification PilV family protein, whose protein sequence is MKAKQQGLTLIEALITMLVASVGLLSLAAAQLKSLQYAHNSFNYTIALVEGNNAVETIWPDINNFFDGSKPFNSAYTDSLSTYPSHQLQLNTGTPGTLCTNFPVTVSWADERLQDGNVNAAVIEASFPNLTGVPSC